The sequence CCGGGCGCCCCAAGGGCGTGATGATCACCTACGCCAACCTCGCCTGGAAGAACTACGCCCACATCACCGAGTTCGGCTTCACCGCCGCGGACATCGGCCTCGCCTGCGGCCCGCTCTACCACGTCGGCGCGCTCGACCTGGTGACCACGTCGATCATCGCCGTCGGCGGGACGACCCACATCCACCGGACGTTCGACGCGGCCCGCGCGGTCGACGACATCGAGGCCTCGCGGATCACGGTCGTCTGGCTGGCCCCGGCGATGGTCCGCGCGATCCTCGACCTTCCCGGGATCGAGGACCGCGACCTGTCCAGCGTCCGCGTCCTGATCGGCGGCGGCGAGAAGATGCCGCTCCCGCTGATCGACCGGATCCAGAAGGTGTTCCCGTCCGCGTGGTTCGCGGACGCCTACGGCCTCACCGAGACGGTCTCGGGCGACACGTTCCTCGACGCCGCCAGCATCCGGGCCAAGCGCGGCAGCGTCGGGCGCGAATGCCTGTACCTGGAGCTCGACATCTGGGACGACGCCGGCCGCTCGCTGCCCGCCGGTGAGGCCGGCGAGATCGTCCTGCGCGGGCCCAAGGTCTTCAAGGGCTACTGGCGCGACCCCGAGGCGACCGAGCGGGCCTTCGCCGGCGGCTGGTTCCACACCGGCGACATCGGCATCCGCGACGAGGACGGCTACGTCTTCATCGTCGACCGGCTCAAGGACATGATCCTCTCCGGCGGCGAGAACATCGCCGGCTCCGAGGTCGAGCGCGTCCTCTACGAGCACCCGGCGGTGCTCGAGGCAGCCGTCATCGGCCGCCCCGACGAGAAGTGGGGCGAGGTGCCGGTGGCGTTCGTCGCGCTGCGGCCGGGAACCTCGGCGACCGCCGACGAGCTGGTCGAGCACTGCCGCGGCAGCCTCGCGAAGTTCAAGGTGCCGAAGGCCGTGACGTTCATAGAGGCGCTCCCCCGCAACCCGTCGGGCAAGGTCCTCAAGCGCGAGCTACGGAGCCCGACCAGCTAGCCAGTCCCGAAGACCTTGACTCTTCGGCCGGCCGCCACCACTCTCCCAGCGACAACCCCGCCAGGGAGGACGTGAGGCCATGTCGGTCGTAGCCGGTGCCGGGCCAGGTCAGGCCGTCGACGACATCGACCTGTCCGACCTGTCGTTCTGGGTCCGGCCGCG is a genomic window of Pseudofrankia inefficax containing:
- a CDS encoding acyl-CoA synthetase; this translates as MSTPDMNWVGVLEHHAARAPEKPFAQYEGETVTYRQALDRAAAVAAGLRERGIGRGDVVALLAYNSTDFLTTIFAANHLGAIVMPLNWRLAAPELEYILDHAQARALVVDEDLLALGADATKQFPDLARVVRAPQAPDGWTRFDDLAAGSAGPVGSDGPAERRQVAGDDIQRLMYTSGTTGRPKGVMITYANLAWKNYAHITEFGFTAADIGLACGPLYHVGALDLVTTSIIAVGGTTHIHRTFDAARAVDDIEASRITVVWLAPAMVRAILDLPGIEDRDLSSVRVLIGGGEKMPLPLIDRIQKVFPSAWFADAYGLTETVSGDTFLDAASIRAKRGSVGRECLYLELDIWDDAGRSLPAGEAGEIVLRGPKVFKGYWRDPEATERAFAGGWFHTGDIGIRDEDGYVFIVDRLKDMILSGGENIAGSEVERVLYEHPAVLEAAVIGRPDEKWGEVPVAFVALRPGTSATADELVEHCRGSLAKFKVPKAVTFIEALPRNPSGKVLKRELRSPTS